A single region of the Bacteroides luhongzhouii genome encodes:
- a CDS encoding DUF5703 domain-containing protein yields MKRFYLIITILFVGVSALWSQHANVIWNTPSRNSSESMPCGGGDIGMNIWVEDGDVMFYVSRSGTFDENNCQLKQGRVRLRLSPNPFKDAKDFRQELKLKDGYVEIAAGNTQIQFWVDVFHPVIHVEVTNAQPLQTEVFYENWRYQERPVRKGEGQQCSYKWAPPKGSVTEADCVSVNTNQLLFYHRNPEQTVFDVVVAQQGMNEVKSQMMNPLKNLTFGGTLFGENLEFAGTADDVYAGTDYRAWKFRSFKAARKEHFCIVLHTDQTETIEEWEQGVQTALHRIAPKGKVSSKTIIQDKKQTRSWWNSFWQRSFIEAEGEAKEITVNYTLFRYMLGCNAYGSVPTKFNGGLFTFDPCHVDEKQSFTPDYRKWGGGTMTAQNQRLVYWPMLKSGDFDMMPSQFDFYNRMLKNAELRSRVYWQHDGACFSEQTENFGLPNPAEYGFKRPDWFDKGLEYNAWLEYEWDTVLEFCQMILETKNYANADITPYLPLIESSLTFFDEHYRQLASCRGRKALDGNGHLILFPGSACETYKMTNNASSTIAALKVVLETYGKKEEMLKTIPPIPLRYIEVGDSSLLKQIIAPAVSWERINNVETPQLYPVFPWRIYGVGKEKLDIARNTYFYDPDAIKFRSHTGWKQDNIWAACLGLTEEAKKLSLAKLSNGPYRFPAFWGPGYDWTPDHNWGGSGMIGLQEMLLQTNGEQILLFPAWPKEWNVHFKLHAPGETTVEATLKNGKVTDLKVLPESRKKDIIIMIENEK; encoded by the coding sequence ATGAAGAGATTTTATCTGATTATAACCATACTGTTTGTTGGCGTGTCGGCTCTTTGGAGTCAGCATGCCAATGTCATTTGGAATACTCCCAGTCGTAATTCTTCTGAATCTATGCCCTGTGGTGGTGGAGATATTGGGATGAATATATGGGTAGAAGACGGTGATGTTATGTTCTATGTGAGCCGTAGCGGTACATTCGACGAAAACAACTGCCAGTTAAAACAAGGGCGTGTACGTCTCCGTCTGTCACCCAATCCTTTCAAAGACGCTAAAGATTTTCGTCAGGAGTTGAAGCTGAAAGACGGATATGTAGAAATCGCGGCAGGAAACACACAGATACAATTTTGGGTAGATGTTTTTCATCCAGTTATACATGTAGAGGTAACAAATGCACAACCGTTGCAGACTGAAGTCTTTTATGAAAATTGGCGCTATCAGGAACGACCTGTCAGAAAAGGAGAGGGGCAACAGTGTTCCTACAAATGGGCTCCCCCGAAAGGCTCTGTGACAGAGGCCGACTGTGTTTCCGTGAACACAAATCAACTTCTGTTCTATCATCGCAATCCCGAACAGACCGTTTTTGATGTAGTTGTGGCTCAACAAGGGATGAACGAAGTTAAATCTCAAATGATGAATCCTTTGAAAAACTTGACTTTCGGAGGAACTCTTTTTGGTGAAAACTTAGAATTTGCAGGTACTGCGGATGATGTATATGCCGGAACAGACTATCGTGCCTGGAAATTCCGTTCTTTCAAAGCAGCCAGGAAAGAACATTTCTGCATTGTGTTGCATACAGACCAGACAGAAACAATAGAAGAATGGGAGCAGGGAGTACAAACAGCTTTGCATAGAATAGCCCCCAAAGGTAAAGTTTCATCGAAGACTATCATACAGGATAAAAAACAGACCCGTTCGTGGTGGAATTCCTTTTGGCAACGTAGTTTTATCGAAGCAGAAGGAGAAGCAAAAGAAATAACTGTAAACTACACCCTTTTCCGCTATATGCTGGGATGTAATGCTTATGGCAGCGTACCGACTAAATTCAATGGCGGACTATTCACCTTTGATCCTTGCCATGTCGATGAAAAACAATCTTTTACTCCCGACTACCGGAAATGGGGAGGTGGCACGATGACTGCACAGAATCAACGTTTAGTATACTGGCCAATGCTGAAAAGCGGAGATTTTGATATGATGCCTTCCCAGTTTGATTTTTATAACCGCATGTTGAAGAATGCAGAACTCCGGAGCCGTGTATATTGGCAACATGATGGAGCTTGCTTTAGCGAGCAGACCGAAAATTTCGGTTTGCCGAACCCCGCAGAATATGGTTTCAAACGACCGGACTGGTTCGACAAAGGATTGGAATATAATGCCTGGCTGGAATATGAATGGGATACGGTTCTTGAATTCTGCCAAATGATATTGGAAACAAAGAACTATGCAAATGCTGATATTACCCCTTATTTACCTCTGATCGAGAGTTCGCTGACATTCTTCGACGAACATTATCGGCAACTGGCCTCCTGCCGGGGACGGAAAGCGTTGGATGGCAACGGACATCTGATTCTTTTCCCGGGCTCTGCCTGTGAAACATATAAGATGACCAATAACGCAAGCAGCACCATCGCCGCACTGAAAGTTGTATTAGAAACCTATGGAAAGAAAGAGGAGATGCTAAAAACAATACCTCCGATTCCATTGCGATACATAGAAGTAGGAGATTCATCGCTTTTAAAACAAATAATCGCCCCCGCTGTAAGTTGGGAGCGAATCAATAATGTAGAAACGCCACAACTATACCCTGTATTTCCGTGGAGGATTTACGGAGTAGGCAAAGAGAAGCTGGATATAGCACGTAATACCTACTTTTATGACCCGGATGCAATCAAGTTCCGTTCGCATACCGGATGGAAACAAGATAATATATGGGCTGCTTGTTTAGGCCTGACCGAAGAAGCAAAGAAATTATCTTTAGCCAAATTATCAAATGGACCGTATCGTTTCCCCGCATTTTGGGGACCGGGATATGACTGGACACCCGATCACAACTGGGGAGGTAGCGGCATGATAGGACTTCAGGAAATGCTATTGCAAACAAATGGAGAACAAATACTCCTTTTCCCAGCATGGCCGAAAGAATGGAACGTACATTTCAAACTTCATGCTCCGGGCGAAACAACAGTAGAAGCCACTCTCAAAAACGGAAAAGTGACGGACTTGAAAGTTTTACCGGAAAGTAGAAAAAAGGATATTATCATAATGATTGAAAATGAGAAATGA
- a CDS encoding glycoside hydrolase family 2 protein, which yields MNKRPFIILSAFLLLFFLTEKGQATETYRPETSVAGFIQLPGSGRQVYNFNPGWRFFRGDVRGAEAVNFDDRSWNVVSTPHTVELMPAEGSGCRNYQGPAWYRKHFVLPAETKGQRVVLHFEAAMGKQILYLNGKRIQEHLGGYLPFTLDLTANGVQAGDSCLLAVFTDNSDDKSYPPGKRQYTLDFAYHGGIYRDVWMIAKSPVAITDAIDSQTVGGGGVFVHFDKISEKSAQVYVNTEVQNDDTRSESVTVETTLTDADGKVIKRSSGKLSLKPGEKKSIRQQMEVKNPTLWSPDTPYLYSVQSRIKKGNKSIDGGITRVGIRLAEFRGKDGFWLNGKPFGQLVGANRHQDFAYVGNALPNSQQWRDAKRLRDAGCTIIRVAHYPQDPAFMDACDELGLFVIVATPGWQYWNKDPKFGELVHQNTREMIRRDRNHPSVLMWEPILNETRYPLDFALKALEITKEEYPYPGRPVAAADVHSAGVKEHYDVVYGWPGDDEKEDKPEQCIFTREFGENVDDWYAHNNNNRASRSWGERPLLVQAMSLAKSYDEMYRTTGLFIGGAQWHPFDHQRGYHPDPYWGGIYDAFRQKKYAYEVFRSQSPANLQHPLAECGPMISIAHEMSQFSDKDVVVFTNCDSVRLSIYDGTKTWTKPVVHAKGHMPNAPVVFENVWDFWEARRYSYTQKNWQKVNMVAEGIIDGKVVCTQKKMPSRRSTKLRLYVDTQKVNLVADGSDFIVVVAEVTDDSGNVRRLAKENIVFTVEGEGEIIGDATIGANPRAVEFGSAPVLIRSTRKAGKIKVKARVQFEGTQAPTATDIELESVPAELPFCYDEQAYETQRTTPSTLNTNPGKEPSEGKVQLTEEERQRVLDEVERQQTEFGTEK from the coding sequence ATGAATAAAAGACCATTTATCATCTTATCAGCTTTTCTGTTGCTATTCTTCTTGACAGAAAAAGGGCAGGCTACAGAAACTTACCGTCCCGAGACATCGGTTGCCGGATTCATCCAGCTTCCCGGTAGCGGGCGACAAGTCTATAATTTCAATCCGGGATGGCGCTTTTTCCGAGGTGATGTCCGGGGAGCAGAAGCGGTAAACTTTGATGACCGTTCCTGGAACGTCGTTTCCACTCCTCATACCGTAGAGTTGATGCCGGCCGAAGGCAGCGGATGCCGTAATTATCAGGGACCGGCTTGGTATCGTAAACACTTTGTCCTCCCCGCCGAAACAAAAGGGCAACGGGTGGTGCTTCATTTTGAAGCAGCTATGGGCAAACAGATTCTATATCTGAATGGTAAACGCATCCAGGAACATCTGGGAGGTTATCTACCTTTTACTTTAGACTTGACTGCCAATGGCGTACAAGCCGGAGACTCCTGTCTGCTCGCTGTTTTCACAGACAACAGTGATGACAAATCCTATCCTCCCGGAAAACGTCAATACACATTGGACTTTGCTTATCATGGTGGCATTTATCGTGATGTATGGATGATTGCCAAATCTCCGGTAGCTATTACTGATGCTATTGATTCACAAACCGTTGGCGGTGGAGGTGTATTCGTTCATTTTGATAAGATCAGTGAAAAGAGTGCGCAGGTATATGTAAACACCGAAGTTCAGAATGACGACACCCGTTCCGAGTCAGTCACTGTAGAAACGACATTGACAGATGCGGATGGAAAAGTAATCAAACGCAGTTCAGGAAAACTTTCTTTAAAGCCGGGAGAGAAAAAATCCATCCGTCAACAGATGGAAGTAAAGAATCCTACTCTTTGGTCACCGGATACACCTTATTTATATAGTGTACAATCACGTATTAAAAAAGGAAATAAATCCATTGACGGAGGCATTACCCGTGTCGGTATTCGTCTGGCAGAATTCCGTGGTAAAGACGGATTCTGGCTGAATGGCAAACCTTTCGGGCAACTGGTAGGAGCCAATCGCCATCAGGACTTTGCTTATGTAGGCAATGCTTTGCCGAACTCACAGCAATGGCGTGATGCCAAACGTCTGCGTGATGCCGGATGCACCATTATTAGGGTAGCCCACTATCCGCAAGATCCTGCCTTTATGGATGCCTGCGACGAGCTCGGTCTGTTCGTGATTGTCGCTACTCCGGGATGGCAGTACTGGAACAAAGACCCTAAGTTCGGGGAGTTGGTTCATCAGAATACCCGCGAAATGATTCGTCGTGACCGTAATCACCCTTCCGTATTGATGTGGGAACCCATCTTGAATGAAACCCGCTATCCGCTTGATTTTGCCTTGAAGGCTCTTGAGATTACCAAAGAAGAATATCCCTATCCGGGACGTCCGGTAGCAGCTGCCGATGTCCATTCTGCCGGAGTGAAAGAGCATTATGACGTTGTTTATGGCTGGCCGGGTGATGATGAAAAAGAAGACAAGCCGGAGCAATGTATCTTTACCCGTGAATTCGGGGAGAATGTAGATGACTGGTATGCTCACAACAATAATAACCGTGCCAGCCGCAGTTGGGGAGAACGTCCGTTACTGGTACAGGCTATGTCTTTGGCAAAGAGTTATGACGAGATGTACCGCACGACCGGTTTGTTTATCGGTGGCGCCCAATGGCATCCGTTCGACCATCAGCGTGGCTACCATCCGGATCCTTATTGGGGCGGTATTTATGATGCTTTCCGTCAGAAGAAATATGCGTATGAAGTATTTCGCAGCCAGTCGCCTGCCAATCTCCAACACCCATTGGCAGAATGTGGCCCAATGATATCCATTGCTCATGAAATGTCGCAGTTCTCCGATAAAGACGTAGTTGTATTCACAAACTGTGATTCGGTCCGTCTTTCTATTTATGATGGAACGAAAACCTGGACGAAACCGGTAGTTCATGCCAAAGGGCATATGCCGAATGCCCCCGTTGTATTTGAGAATGTCTGGGACTTTTGGGAAGCACGCAGATATAGCTATACACAAAAGAACTGGCAAAAAGTGAACATGGTTGCCGAAGGGATCATCGATGGAAAAGTGGTATGCACTCAAAAGAAAATGCCTTCCCGACGTTCCACCAAACTACGCCTTTATGTAGATACTCAAAAAGTGAACCTGGTAGCTGACGGTTCTGACTTTATCGTCGTAGTTGCTGAAGTAACCGATGATAGTGGAAATGTGCGCCGTCTGGCAAAAGAGAATATCGTTTTCACAGTAGAAGGTGAAGGAGAAATCATCGGAGATGCTACTATTGGCGCCAATCCCCGTGCGGTGGAGTTCGGCTCTGCTCCGGTGTTAATTCGTTCTACCCGGAAAGCCGGAAAAATAAAGGTGAAAGCCCGCGTACAGTTTGAGGGCACTCAAGCTCCGACAGCTACTGATATTGAACTGGAAAGCGTTCCTGCAGAACTCCCTTTCTGCTATGATGAACAAGCTTACGAAACACAAAGGACAACACCGTCCACTCTCAATACGAACCCTGGCAAAGAACCATCTGAAGGAAAAGTACAACTGACAGAGGAAGAACGCCAACGGGTGTTAGATGAAGTAGAACGCCAACAGACTGAATTTGGAACTGAAAAATAG
- a CDS encoding glycosyl hydrolase, whose translation MKNRLKQQIFALSLLAWTAVYPADAQQTRSLRDQFLNPSDEAKPWTFWYWMYGAVSKEGITADLEAMKHAGLGGTYLMPIKGVHEGAQYDGKAQQLTPEWWEMVRFSMEEADRLGLKLGMHICDGFALAGGPWIAPEESMQKVVWSDTIVNGGKLMAIRLPQPEAYENYYEDIALFALPVEDAADEMQAKITCVNLATTGNVKAAQTVNMDAAGVIRSSYPCYIQYEYGEPFTCRNIEIVLNGNNYQAHRLKVMVSDDGVNYRLVKQLVPARQGWQNTDENSTHSIPPTTARFFRFYWTPEGSEPGSEDMDAAKWKPNLKIKELRLHREARLNQWEGKAGLVWRVAQATKEEEVGKQDCYSLSQVINLTEQYTGHSNGKTLTATLPKGKWKLLRMGHTATGHTNATAGGGKGLECDKFNPKTVRKQFDNWFAQAFAKTNPEVARRVLKYMHVDSWECGSQNWNKRFAIEFQKRRGYDLMPYLPLLAGIPMESVEQSEKILRDVRTTISELVVDVFYQVLADCAREYDCQFSAECVAPTMVSDGLLHYQKVDLPMGEFWLNSPTHDKPNDMLDAISGAHIYGKNIIQAEGFTEVRGTWDEYPGMLKALLDRNYALGINRLFYHVYVHNPWLDRKPGMTLDGIGLFFQRDQTWWNKGAKAFSEYATRCQSLLQYGHPVTDIAVFTGEEVPRRSILPERLVPSLPGIFGAERVESERIRLANEGQPLRVRPVGVTHSANMADPEKWVNPLRGYTYDSFNKDALLRLAKAENGRITLPGGASYKVLVLPLSRPMNPEPVLSSEVQKKINELKEAGILVPSLPYTEEDFSVYGLERDMIVPEDIAWTHRRGELGELYFVANQKDETRTFTASMRINGKKPECWNPVTGEMNIHPSYRINGNRTEVTLTLAPNESVFIVYPAEGVHEGYGANSSKLQKEKKDTAKEPLNIALEAKEYTITFAANKKTLTRKELFDWSQESDEQIRYYSGTATYKTTFRWKNKPNKDQQIYLNLGTVYNLATVRVNGVDCGTIWTAPYRADITGVLKKGTNELEIEVTNTWANALTGADEGKAPFDGIWTNAKYRRAEKTLLPAGLLGPLSFSTTE comes from the coding sequence ATGAAAAATCGACTGAAACAACAAATATTTGCACTTTCTTTATTGGCATGGACAGCCGTATACCCTGCCGATGCACAGCAAACACGCTCACTTCGCGATCAATTCTTAAACCCTTCTGACGAAGCAAAACCCTGGACCTTTTGGTATTGGATGTATGGTGCCGTGTCTAAAGAAGGGATTACAGCCGACTTGGAGGCAATGAAACATGCCGGATTAGGAGGTACTTATCTGATGCCGATTAAAGGTGTTCATGAAGGTGCCCAATACGATGGCAAAGCGCAGCAGCTAACTCCCGAATGGTGGGAGATGGTGCGTTTCAGCATGGAAGAAGCAGATCGTTTGGGGCTGAAATTGGGGATGCACATTTGTGATGGTTTTGCATTGGCGGGAGGTCCCTGGATTGCTCCCGAAGAATCCATGCAAAAAGTGGTTTGGAGTGATACGATTGTAAACGGAGGAAAGTTGATGGCTATTCGCTTGCCACAACCGGAAGCCTATGAAAATTATTATGAAGATATTGCATTATTCGCTTTGCCGGTAGAAGACGCAGCGGACGAAATGCAGGCAAAAATTACCTGTGTCAATCTAGCCACGACAGGAAACGTAAAAGCTGCTCAAACAGTGAATATGGATGCGGCAGGAGTGATCCGTTCTTCATATCCCTGCTATATCCAATATGAATACGGAGAACCTTTCACTTGCCGGAACATCGAAATCGTTTTAAATGGTAATAATTATCAGGCACACCGCTTGAAAGTAATGGTCAGTGACGACGGAGTGAATTATCGTTTGGTTAAGCAATTGGTCCCTGCCCGTCAGGGATGGCAGAATACGGATGAGAATTCAACTCATAGCATTCCTCCGACTACTGCCCGTTTCTTCCGTTTCTACTGGACTCCTGAAGGAAGCGAACCGGGAAGTGAAGATATGGATGCTGCCAAATGGAAGCCCAATCTGAAAATAAAAGAATTACGCCTGCACCGGGAAGCCCGTCTGAACCAATGGGAAGGAAAAGCCGGACTGGTATGGCGTGTCGCTCAAGCGACTAAAGAAGAGGAAGTTGGGAAACAGGATTGCTATTCACTTTCACAAGTCATCAATCTGACAGAGCAATATACCGGTCATTCGAATGGAAAAACATTGACCGCCACTCTCCCCAAAGGAAAATGGAAATTACTCCGCATGGGACATACGGCTACCGGACATACCAATGCGACAGCGGGAGGCGGAAAAGGATTGGAATGTGATAAGTTTAACCCGAAAACGGTACGGAAGCAATTCGATAACTGGTTTGCGCAGGCATTTGCAAAGACCAATCCCGAAGTAGCCCGTCGCGTACTGAAATATATGCATGTCGACAGTTGGGAATGTGGCAGCCAAAACTGGAATAAGCGTTTCGCTATTGAATTTCAGAAACGTCGTGGTTACGATTTGATGCCTTATCTACCTCTATTGGCAGGTATTCCGATGGAAAGTGTCGAACAAAGTGAAAAGATTCTGCGAGACGTACGTACTACCATATCAGAACTCGTCGTAGATGTGTTTTATCAGGTATTGGCGGACTGTGCGAGAGAATATGATTGCCAGTTTTCGGCAGAATGTGTGGCTCCGACGATGGTAAGCGATGGTCTACTACATTATCAAAAAGTAGATCTTCCGATGGGTGAATTTTGGTTGAACAGTCCTACACATGACAAGCCGAATGATATGCTCGACGCTATTAGCGGAGCACATATCTACGGAAAGAATATAATTCAGGCTGAAGGATTCACCGAAGTGCGTGGCACGTGGGATGAATACCCCGGAATGTTGAAAGCCTTGTTGGATCGTAATTACGCATTAGGAATCAACCGCCTTTTCTACCATGTATATGTACATAATCCCTGGCTGGACCGCAAGCCCGGCATGACATTGGATGGTATCGGACTATTTTTCCAACGGGATCAGACCTGGTGGAATAAAGGGGCAAAAGCCTTTTCCGAATATGCTACCCGTTGCCAGTCGTTGTTGCAATATGGGCATCCGGTAACAGACATCGCAGTCTTTACAGGTGAAGAAGTGCCGAGGCGTTCGATATTACCGGAACGATTGGTTCCCTCTCTGCCGGGAATCTTCGGTGCAGAACGAGTGGAAAGTGAACGCATCCGTCTGGCCAATGAGGGACAGCCTTTACGTGTACGCCCGGTAGGTGTTACTCATTCAGCTAACATGGCTGATCCGGAGAAATGGGTGAATCCGCTTCGTGGATATACATACGATAGTTTTAATAAAGATGCATTACTTCGTTTGGCGAAAGCAGAAAACGGACGAATAACGTTGCCGGGTGGAGCAAGTTATAAAGTGCTGGTACTGCCTCTTTCGCGTCCAATGAATCCCGAACCTGTATTGTCATCGGAAGTACAGAAGAAAATCAATGAACTAAAAGAAGCTGGCATTTTGGTACCTTCTTTACCTTATACAGAAGAAGATTTTTCCGTGTATGGCTTGGAACGTGACATGATCGTGCCGGAAGATATTGCCTGGACGCATCGTCGTGGCGAACTTGGCGAACTCTATTTCGTAGCCAACCAAAAGGACGAAACACGCACGTTTACTGCAAGTATGCGTATTAACGGTAAGAAACCGGAATGTTGGAATCCGGTGACGGGTGAGATGAATATTCATCCTTCTTATCGTATCAACGGAAACCGGACGGAAGTTACTCTCACATTGGCTCCTAATGAGTCCGTATTCATCGTATATCCTGCGGAGGGAGTACATGAAGGCTATGGAGCGAACTCTTCCAAACTGCAAAAGGAGAAAAAAGATACAGCCAAAGAGCCTTTAAACATAGCTTTGGAAGCAAAAGAATATACTATAACCTTTGCAGCTAACAAGAAAACGCTTACACGAAAAGAACTCTTCGACTGGAGCCAAGAATCGGATGAACAGATACGTTACTATTCGGGGACAGCGACCTATAAAACCACTTTCCGCTGGAAAAATAAACCGAATAAAGACCAACAGATTTATCTGAATCTGGGAACAGTTTATAATTTGGCAACTGTTCGTGTGAATGGTGTAGATTGTGGCACAATCTGGACAGCTCCTTATCGTGCAGATATTACAGGTGTCCTGAAAAAAGGAACTAATGAGCTTGAAATAGAGGTTACAAATACTTGGGCGAATGCACTGACAGGAGCTGATGAAGGAAAAGCGCCGTTTGATGGCATTTGGACTAATGCAAAATATCGCAGGGCAGAGAAAACGTTGCTTCCGGCAGGATTGCTCGGACCTTTGAGTTTTTCTACCACAGAATAA
- a CDS encoding HU family DNA-binding protein, producing MSLRYKKKKIVLCFDKENKVEKYVAANVLAGSLNYKKLCDEVNQRTGIHRSMVDVVLKGLQDTMVSFLEEGFSVKLDEFGSFRPAINAESQDKEDDVNVHTIIRRKIVFTPGSKFKAMLGGASIELFGDGTTITESGNNGGASGGDSGGEAPDPAA from the coding sequence ATGAGTCTTAGGTATAAGAAGAAAAAAATTGTATTGTGTTTCGACAAAGAGAACAAAGTCGAAAAGTATGTAGCCGCTAACGTACTTGCGGGAAGTCTTAATTATAAGAAGTTGTGTGATGAAGTCAATCAGCGAACCGGTATTCACCGTTCTATGGTAGATGTGGTGCTAAAAGGATTGCAAGACACTATGGTCTCTTTTTTAGAAGAGGGCTTTTCGGTTAAATTGGATGAATTTGGTTCATTTCGTCCAGCAATCAATGCAGAGAGTCAGGATAAGGAGGATGATGTGAATGTACATACCATCATTCGTAGAAAAATCGTATTTACTCCGGGAAGTAAGTTTAAGGCAATGCTTGGTGGAGCAAGTATTGAATTGTTCGGAGATGGAACTACAATTACCGAAAGTGGTAATAATGGTGGGGCATCGGGAGGAGATTCAGGAGGGGAAGCTCCGGACCCTGCTGCTTAA
- a CDS encoding sialate O-acetylesterase yields the protein MKSSIIKTGTMLAGFLLAACLSTHAEVKLPAIFSDGMVMQQQTNANLWGTATPHKKVTVTTSWNGKQYAATADKNGAWKLTVATPEAGGPYTVTFDDGTQKTLNNILIGELWLCSGQSNMEMPMKGFKNQPVENANMDILHSKNPQIRLFTVKRTSTFTPQNDVIGSWKEATPASVRDFSATAYYFGRLVNEILDVPVGLVVAAWGGSACEAWMTADWLKAFPEAKIPQTEADIKSKNRTPTVLYNGMLHPLIGMTMKGVIWYQGEDNWNRAHTYADMFTRLINGWRAEWKQGDFPFYYCQIAPYDYGIITEKGKDVINSAYLREAQAKVEHRVANSGMAVLLDAGMEKGIHPAKKQVAGERLALLALTKTYGVEGVNGESPYYKSIEIKNDTIVVSFERANMWISGKNCFESKNFQVAGEDKVFYPAKAWIERSKMLVKSDKVSHPVAVRYCFENYVEGDVYCDGLPLGSFRSDDW from the coding sequence ATGAAAAGTTCAATTATTAAAACAGGTACAATGTTGGCAGGTTTTCTGCTTGCTGCCTGCCTGTCAACACACGCAGAAGTAAAGCTACCGGCTATTTTTTCTGATGGCATGGTGATGCAGCAACAGACCAATGCAAACCTTTGGGGGACGGCGACTCCTCATAAAAAAGTAACAGTGACCACTAGTTGGAATGGAAAACAATATGCAGCAACAGCAGATAAAAATGGGGCATGGAAACTGACAGTAGCCACTCCCGAAGCTGGAGGCCCTTATACTGTGACCTTTGATGATGGAACCCAAAAGACACTGAATAATATTCTGATAGGCGAACTTTGGCTTTGTTCCGGACAAAGTAATATGGAAATGCCGATGAAAGGCTTCAAAAACCAACCGGTAGAAAATGCCAATATGGACATTCTTCACAGCAAGAATCCGCAAATCCGTCTGTTTACGGTGAAACGTACTTCTACATTCACTCCGCAGAATGACGTTATCGGTTCGTGGAAAGAAGCAACCCCGGCCAGCGTCCGTGATTTCAGCGCAACAGCCTATTATTTCGGGAGACTGGTAAATGAAATATTAGATGTTCCGGTTGGGTTGGTTGTAGCAGCCTGGGGTGGTTCCGCCTGTGAAGCATGGATGACGGCAGACTGGCTGAAAGCCTTCCCGGAAGCGAAGATTCCTCAAACGGAAGCCGACATAAAATCTAAAAACCGCACTCCGACCGTGCTTTATAACGGTATGTTACATCCGTTAATCGGTATGACCATGAAAGGAGTGATTTGGTATCAGGGCGAAGATAACTGGAATCGTGCCCATACGTATGCTGATATGTTTACCCGATTGATTAACGGTTGGCGTGCCGAATGGAAACAGGGTGATTTTCCCTTTTATTATTGCCAGATAGCTCCGTATGATTACGGGATTATTACCGAAAAAGGAAAGGATGTGATAAATTCGGCATATCTCCGGGAGGCACAGGCAAAAGTAGAACATCGTGTAGCTAACAGCGGTATGGCTGTATTACTGGATGCAGGAATGGAAAAAGGTATTCATCCCGCAAAGAAACAGGTTGCAGGTGAACGTCTGGCACTTCTGGCTTTAACTAAAACGTATGGAGTGGAAGGTGTAAATGGCGAAAGTCCTTATTATAAAAGCATTGAAATAAAGAACGACACCATAGTTGTCAGCTTCGAACGTGCCAATATGTGGATCAGCGGCAAGAACTGTTTCGAATCGAAAAACTTTCAGGTAGCCGGCGAAGATAAAGTTTTTTATCCGGCTAAAGCATGGATAGAACGTAGTAAGATGCTGGTGAAAAGCGATAAAGTGTCGCACCCGGTAGCTGTTCGATATTGTTTTGAAAACTATGTGGAAGGAGATGTATATTGCGACGGATTACCTTTAGGATCTTTTCGTTCGGATGATTGGTAA